A genome region from Altererythrobacter aquiaggeris includes the following:
- a CDS encoding cation diffusion facilitator family transporter: MSCNDDFDLDSADKRRTLWIVLWLNVAIAVGFFVVAYFADSNALLANGLDNSSDAFVYALSLLALTRSQSWKRGAARFSGIMLLVFAGGVIADAVRRFIEGSEPGGLMMIAMAGIAAVVNLICLRMLQKLQQKDVNLRAATTFSFNDFISNGGIIVAGIIVMLTGANWPDLVVGIAVAGIALYGGIDILRDAHRDKHEEAGTQHIKGDEFRR, encoded by the coding sequence ATGAGCTGCAACGATGACTTCGATCTGGATTCGGCGGACAAGCGACGCACATTGTGGATCGTATTATGGCTCAACGTCGCAATCGCGGTTGGTTTCTTTGTCGTTGCCTATTTTGCGGACTCGAACGCGCTCTTGGCCAACGGGCTCGACAATTCATCCGATGCATTTGTCTACGCGCTCAGTCTTCTGGCTCTCACCCGTTCGCAATCCTGGAAACGAGGGGCCGCGCGTTTCTCAGGCATTATGCTCCTAGTCTTCGCCGGAGGCGTTATCGCCGATGCCGTCAGGCGTTTCATCGAAGGCTCCGAGCCGGGCGGCCTGATGATGATCGCCATGGCGGGCATCGCGGCGGTGGTGAACCTCATATGCCTGCGCATGCTCCAGAAGCTTCAGCAAAAGGATGTCAATCTGCGCGCAGCGACCACGTTTAGCTTCAACGATTTCATATCGAACGGCGGTATCATCGTCGCCGGGATCATCGTTATGCTTACAGGCGCAAATTGGCCGGATCTCGTGGTTGGGATCGCGGTTGCTGGCATCGCCCTGTATGGCGGGATCGATATCCTTCGCGATGCGCACAGGGATAAGCATGAGGAAGCGGGCACCCAACATATCAAAGGCGACGAATTCCGAAGATGA
- a CDS encoding heavy metal translocating P-type ATPase: MTRNIELELSSLLPDIPSDTDRCIARLQSLLSSRAGVHAVEVVEGSNSAPAQLAISYDPDRLTIARIRELAHVAGAEISGRYGHVVWQTEGINSVRRAQTVADLVARASGVLEANADASGKLVAEFDRRRTDETAIANALQELGVSIKADKIAANARDAEEHRHDDKDHSGHSHGGIFGANTELFFSLASGAFLAIGFGIEKLWDGHPVWLPFACYIAAYFFGGFFTLREAWDNLRLRRFEIDSLMLVAAAGAAFLGEWAEGALLLFLFSFGHALEHYAMGRAKKAIEALAGLAPDTARVKRGTDVVEIPVEELALGDVVIVRPNERLPADGFILDGVSAINQAPVTGESVPVDKSAVSDVASARANPDNLADDNRVFAGTINGSGALEVEVTRRSSDTTLAKVVQMVSEAEAQQSPTQRFTQRFERIFVPAVLALAGLLLFAWVVIDEPFRDSFYRAMAVLVAASPCALAIATPSAVLSGVARAARSGILVKGGAPLEDLGALKAIAFDKTGTLTEGEPRITDVEPAQGVSENELLAIASAAENLSDHPLAQAIVRDGKQRLGDETLPEATDLESFTGKGITALVGGERVWIGKLEMFGQDGVPPLSAELSDAIESMRERGRTTMGVRSETRDLGAIGLLDTPRAAAKATLEALRGLGITRMIMISGDDQRVADAVGKEVGLDEAWGNLMPDDKVKAIRKLAGQDKVAMVGDGVNDAPAMANATVGIAMGAAGSDVALETADVALMADDLARLPFAVDLSRQTRSIIRQNMIVSLGIVVVLIPATIFGLGIGPAVAVHEGSTLIVVANALRLLAYKEKGGTKERTGKPV; the protein is encoded by the coding sequence GTGACACGGAATATCGAACTCGAACTATCGTCGCTTCTCCCGGACATTCCGAGCGACACCGACAGATGTATCGCTCGGCTGCAGTCGTTGCTCAGTTCGCGGGCAGGTGTGCATGCGGTTGAGGTCGTTGAAGGATCGAACAGTGCACCTGCCCAGCTTGCAATATCTTACGATCCCGATCGTCTCACGATCGCGCGGATTAGAGAACTTGCGCACGTAGCAGGAGCGGAAATTTCCGGGCGCTACGGGCATGTTGTGTGGCAAACCGAGGGCATTAATTCGGTGCGCCGGGCGCAGACGGTCGCAGATCTGGTAGCCCGCGCATCCGGCGTACTTGAAGCAAATGCCGATGCGAGCGGAAAGCTGGTCGCCGAGTTCGACCGCCGGCGTACCGATGAGACCGCGATTGCCAATGCGCTGCAAGAACTGGGGGTTTCAATCAAGGCCGACAAAATCGCCGCAAATGCCAGAGATGCTGAAGAACACCGCCATGACGATAAAGATCATTCCGGGCACAGTCACGGCGGCATCTTCGGCGCTAATACTGAACTCTTTTTCTCGCTCGCTTCGGGCGCATTTCTCGCCATCGGCTTCGGGATCGAGAAGCTATGGGACGGGCATCCGGTCTGGCTGCCGTTCGCTTGTTATATAGCGGCATATTTCTTCGGAGGCTTCTTCACTCTCCGAGAGGCGTGGGACAATTTGCGCCTCCGCCGGTTCGAAATCGACAGCCTCATGCTTGTCGCCGCTGCGGGCGCCGCCTTTCTCGGGGAATGGGCCGAAGGCGCGCTACTGCTGTTCCTGTTCAGTTTCGGCCACGCGCTCGAACACTACGCGATGGGGCGCGCGAAGAAAGCTATCGAAGCGCTCGCCGGGCTTGCCCCGGACACCGCACGGGTAAAGCGCGGAACTGACGTAGTTGAGATCCCGGTCGAGGAGCTTGCGCTAGGCGACGTGGTAATCGTGCGTCCGAACGAACGCCTTCCGGCTGATGGCTTCATCCTGGACGGCGTCAGTGCCATCAATCAGGCTCCGGTGACCGGCGAAAGCGTGCCCGTCGACAAGAGCGCGGTTTCGGATGTCGCTTCTGCGCGCGCCAATCCTGACAATCTTGCGGATGACAATCGCGTCTTCGCGGGGACGATCAACGGATCGGGCGCGCTCGAAGTGGAAGTGACCCGGCGATCGAGCGATACGACCCTAGCCAAGGTCGTCCAAATGGTGAGCGAAGCCGAGGCTCAGCAATCTCCTACCCAGCGCTTCACGCAGCGCTTCGAGCGAATTTTCGTGCCTGCCGTGCTCGCTCTGGCCGGCCTGCTCCTTTTCGCATGGGTCGTCATCGACGAACCCTTCCGCGACAGTTTCTACCGGGCGATGGCGGTGCTTGTGGCTGCCAGCCCCTGCGCTTTGGCGATCGCGACCCCGAGCGCGGTCTTGTCCGGAGTGGCCAGAGCAGCGCGCAGCGGCATTCTGGTAAAGGGCGGCGCGCCGCTCGAGGATCTCGGTGCGCTCAAGGCCATCGCGTTCGACAAGACCGGTACTCTTACCGAAGGCGAACCCCGCATTACCGATGTCGAACCCGCGCAGGGTGTATCTGAAAACGAACTGCTTGCGATTGCTTCGGCGGCTGAAAATCTGAGCGATCATCCCCTGGCACAGGCGATTGTCAGGGACGGCAAGCAGCGGCTTGGCGATGAGACTCTGCCCGAAGCAACCGATCTCGAAAGCTTCACAGGCAAGGGCATCACCGCGCTTGTCGGCGGTGAGCGGGTGTGGATCGGAAAGCTCGAAATGTTCGGGCAAGATGGGGTCCCTCCGCTCAGTGCCGAACTGTCGGATGCTATAGAGTCCATGCGCGAGCGCGGGCGGACGACGATGGGCGTTCGCTCGGAAACGCGCGATCTCGGAGCGATCGGCTTGCTCGACACGCCGCGTGCGGCGGCAAAGGCGACGCTCGAAGCGTTGCGCGGCCTCGGGATCACCCGAATGATCATGATCTCGGGCGACGACCAAAGAGTGGCCGATGCGGTTGGAAAGGAAGTCGGCCTCGACGAGGCCTGGGGCAATCTCATGCCCGACGACAAGGTCAAGGCCATCCGCAAGCTTGCCGGCCAGGACAAGGTTGCGATGGTCGGAGACGGGGTCAATGACGCTCCGGCCATGGCGAACGCAACGGTCGGAATAGCAATGGGGGCTGCCGGATCGGACGTTGCATTGGAGACAGCCGATGTCGCGCTGATGGCCGATGATCTCGCCCGACTGCCTTTCGCCGTCGATCTGAGCCGACAGACCCGGTCGATCATCCGGCAGAATATGATCGTCAGTCTCGGAATTGTCGTCGTGCTCATCCCGGCAACCATTTTCGGTCTCGGGATAGGCCCCGCTGTCGCGGTTCACGAAGGATCGACACTGATCGTGGTCGCCAACGCACTCCGGCTGCTGGCGTATAAGGAGAAGGGCGGCACAAAAGAGAGAACGGGGAAGCCAGTATGA
- a CDS encoding class I SAM-dependent methyltransferase, whose product MAILSNEQVERLYDKNAGIYDRLVSGFRWAGLGRWRRDLVNRLELNAGDHVIDLCAGTGANLAFLLERVGPSGKVTLVDLSQGMLDQARRRAKRLRASNVEFVQSDVAAFRFPSETSAVISTFGLEMPPDYAAIIERASAALPTGARMALLGLKHPERWPRWLIEIGIVLTKPFGVAREYEEFRPWLPARKVLREVHFREFLAGCAYEFVGAKS is encoded by the coding sequence ATGGCAATTCTATCCAACGAACAGGTTGAACGTCTCTACGACAAGAACGCGGGAATCTATGACCGATTGGTGTCGGGGTTTCGGTGGGCCGGTCTTGGTCGCTGGCGACGCGATCTGGTTAACCGGCTTGAACTCAACGCCGGTGACCATGTGATCGATCTATGTGCTGGCACCGGCGCAAACCTCGCGTTTCTGCTTGAGAGAGTAGGACCAAGCGGCAAGGTGACGCTGGTCGACCTTTCGCAAGGCATGCTCGACCAAGCCCGTCGACGAGCGAAGCGCCTGCGAGCTAGCAATGTCGAATTTGTGCAGTCAGACGTAGCCGCCTTCCGCTTTCCGAGCGAGACCAGCGCAGTCATCAGCACCTTTGGACTGGAAATGCCACCTGACTACGCCGCGATCATCGAGCGCGCCTCAGCTGCTCTCCCGACGGGTGCCCGGATGGCCCTGCTTGGCCTGAAGCACCCCGAGCGCTGGCCGCGATGGCTGATTGAAATCGGCATAGTGCTGACCAAACCATTTGGTGTGGCGCGGGAATATGAAGAGTTCCGCCCTTGGCTACCAGCACGCAAAGTTTTGCGCGAAGTTCATTTCCGCGAGTTTCTGGCCGGTTGTGCGTATGAATTCGTCGGTGCCAAATCGTGA
- a CDS encoding efflux RND transporter periplasmic adaptor subunit, whose product MERSHLIAVSGVLILLAALAWVFWPADSNGPDQQAEQGEKSEVPEGVLLIDEKQIAASSIEIEAVQFGAATELVFPATVAAAPNASARIDARASGVVRSVNKTLGDYVRRGEPIARIESADAAGLAAQVAAARARVNELSALYDRERRLFEANVTARQDLEAAQANLQVARSELSRAQAASAAAGVSGDGRSLAVTSPISGQITSAPIVLGSYVSAGEEMFQIVNASGLQVQVALPASDAARIRPGDEATLEIGEEREIGGRVRSVTPALDPESRSATAVISLAGAVPGLQPGAFLQARIRLSGETDATSISVPESAVQMVEGREVVFLRTRTGFRATPVVTGSRSGGRIVIESGLQDGQRIATENAFLLKAELGKEEAEHGH is encoded by the coding sequence ATGGAACGTAGCCATTTGATCGCCGTAAGCGGCGTCCTGATCTTGCTGGCCGCCTTGGCCTGGGTCTTCTGGCCCGCTGACTCAAACGGACCCGACCAGCAAGCGGAACAAGGTGAAAAGAGCGAAGTCCCCGAAGGCGTTCTGCTGATCGACGAGAAGCAGATCGCAGCTTCGTCGATAGAAATCGAAGCTGTCCAATTCGGCGCAGCAACGGAGCTTGTATTCCCAGCGACCGTCGCCGCAGCGCCGAATGCCAGCGCGCGGATCGATGCACGTGCTTCCGGTGTGGTGAGGAGCGTGAACAAGACGCTTGGCGACTATGTCAGGCGAGGTGAGCCAATTGCCCGGATCGAAAGCGCTGACGCTGCCGGACTGGCTGCGCAGGTCGCTGCTGCGCGTGCCCGCGTCAACGAACTTTCCGCACTCTATGACCGGGAAAGGCGGCTGTTCGAGGCCAATGTGACGGCTCGGCAGGATCTCGAAGCTGCACAGGCCAATCTGCAGGTGGCAAGGTCTGAACTTTCCCGTGCGCAAGCCGCATCTGCAGCTGCCGGTGTCAGCGGGGATGGACGGTCGCTTGCTGTGACGAGCCCGATTTCAGGGCAGATCACCAGCGCGCCGATCGTGCTCGGCTCCTACGTCTCCGCCGGTGAAGAGATGTTCCAGATCGTGAACGCGAGCGGCTTGCAAGTGCAGGTGGCTCTGCCCGCCAGTGATGCTGCGAGAATTAGACCCGGCGACGAGGCAACGCTGGAAATTGGAGAAGAGCGGGAGATCGGCGGACGTGTGCGCTCGGTGACCCCGGCACTCGATCCGGAAAGCCGCAGCGCAACCGCAGTTATTTCGCTCGCTGGAGCGGTCCCCGGATTGCAGCCAGGCGCATTCTTGCAGGCGCGCATCCGACTCTCAGGTGAAACCGATGCGACCTCGATCTCGGTGCCTGAATCCGCAGTTCAGATGGTCGAAGGCCGGGAAGTCGTGTTCCTTCGCACGCGTACCGGCTTCCGGGCGACGCCTGTCGTGACGGGATCGCGCTCAGGAGGGCGCATCGTGATCGAGTCCGGCCTGCAAGATGGCCAACGGATTGCGACCGAAAACGCCTTCCTGCTCAAGGCCGAACTCGGAAAAGAGGAAGCCGAACATGGACATTGA
- a CDS encoding CusA/CzcA family heavy metal efflux RND transporter, whose translation MIGGVLDWSVRNRWAVVALALGVAIWGAFNLAKLPIDAVPDITNVQVQINTEAPALSPSQIETQVTFPVETGLAGIEGLEMTRSISRNGFSQVTAIFEEGTDIYFARSQVEERIANLASSLPAGAEPSMGPIATGLGEVLMYTIEFEHPGGTDAPKGGAVGWQKDGSFLTDRGERLDTPVARAAYLRTVQDWVVAPLMRTADGVAGVDSIGGFEKQYLVQPDPDRLNGYGVSLDQLITALEAANQAEGANFVERAGEALLARVDSRLNSVEDIAQAVVATREGVPIRVGDVATVEIGGDLRTGAASLNGEEAVVGTVLMRAGENSRTVAAGAADRLDEIRSSLPAGVEAEIVYNRSTLVDATIVTVRNNLVEGALLVIVILFLLLGNIRAAIIAALVIPLSMLMAAIGMNRLGVSGNLMSLGALDFGLIVDGAVIIVENSIARLAARQEHKGRLLTLRERLAETRAAAHEMIKPTVYGQAIIFLVFAPLLTFTGVEGKTFSPMAITVMLALASAFILSLTFVPAMIALLLNKKIDEQEAKPIRMTKERYGPLLRRALARPWPVIGTGVGVFALAALVFSFIGSEFTPQLDERDLAVQSLRIPSTPLEQSLTMQRQVEARLKQFPQVELVFSRTGTAEVATDPMPPNISDAYVILKPREEWPDPSLSKDQLVSEMEEALGNLVGNLYEFSQPIELRFNELIAGVRGDVAVKLYGDDLTAMTAAANEVATVLRGVDGAADVKVQQVSGFPTLDIAFDRPTIARYGLTVEDVTQSVAIALGGRKAGLVFEGDRRFDVVVRLSDANRNDFDQLGTLPIVLPNGGSVPLRAVAEFQVIDGLAEVRREQGRRLVIVSANVRERDLGSFVEQAQSEVAANVDLPSASFIEWGGQYQNLQQAQQRLLIVVPLAFAVILLLLYMAVGGWVPALAVFSAIPMALAGGVFFLALRGMPFSISAAVGFIALSGVATLNGLVMITAIKQRLEQGLELGDAIIEGAIARLRPVLMTALVASLGFVPMALATGTGAEVQRPLATVVIGGLITATALTLFVLPAIVSLIFARKPRATQVETSAAARSDS comes from the coding sequence TTGATTGGCGGCGTGCTTGACTGGTCGGTGCGCAATCGCTGGGCGGTCGTAGCCCTTGCCCTAGGTGTTGCCATTTGGGGCGCGTTCAATCTTGCAAAACTGCCGATTGATGCGGTGCCGGACATCACCAATGTTCAGGTGCAGATAAACACCGAGGCACCGGCCCTCTCGCCCTCGCAGATCGAAACGCAGGTAACCTTCCCTGTCGAAACCGGACTAGCCGGTATCGAGGGACTTGAGATGACCCGCTCGATCTCGCGTAACGGCTTCAGCCAGGTCACCGCGATCTTCGAAGAAGGCACCGACATCTACTTTGCCCGGTCGCAGGTCGAAGAGAGGATCGCCAACCTGGCCTCTTCGCTTCCTGCAGGTGCGGAGCCGTCAATGGGTCCGATTGCAACCGGTCTCGGCGAGGTGTTGATGTATACCATCGAATTCGAGCATCCGGGTGGAACCGATGCGCCCAAGGGTGGTGCTGTTGGCTGGCAGAAGGACGGCAGCTTTCTCACGGACCGGGGCGAGCGATTGGACACGCCGGTGGCAAGAGCCGCCTATCTGCGCACGGTACAGGATTGGGTTGTCGCGCCGCTGATGCGTACGGCCGACGGCGTGGCGGGCGTGGACTCGATCGGTGGCTTTGAGAAGCAGTACCTGGTGCAGCCAGACCCCGACCGCCTCAACGGCTACGGCGTTTCGCTCGACCAGCTGATTACCGCGCTCGAAGCGGCGAACCAGGCCGAAGGTGCCAACTTTGTCGAAAGGGCTGGCGAAGCTCTTCTTGCACGGGTCGATTCCCGGCTGAATTCCGTAGAAGACATTGCGCAGGCAGTGGTGGCAACGCGCGAAGGTGTGCCGATCCGCGTCGGCGACGTGGCAACGGTCGAAATTGGCGGCGATCTCCGCACTGGTGCAGCCTCGCTGAATGGCGAGGAAGCCGTCGTCGGTACTGTGCTGATGCGCGCAGGCGAAAACAGCCGCACCGTAGCTGCGGGTGCTGCCGACAGGCTCGACGAGATACGATCGTCGCTTCCGGCAGGAGTTGAAGCGGAGATCGTCTACAACCGTTCGACACTCGTCGATGCGACCATCGTGACGGTACGCAACAACCTGGTCGAGGGCGCGCTGCTCGTCATCGTCATTTTGTTCCTGCTGCTTGGAAACATCCGCGCCGCGATCATTGCAGCTCTGGTCATCCCATTGTCGATGCTGATGGCAGCTATTGGCATGAACCGGCTTGGCGTATCGGGCAATCTGATGAGTCTTGGTGCGCTTGATTTCGGCCTGATTGTCGATGGCGCTGTCATCATCGTCGAAAACAGCATCGCGCGCCTCGCCGCAAGGCAGGAGCACAAGGGACGTTTGCTCACACTGCGCGAACGCCTTGCCGAGACGCGGGCAGCGGCGCATGAGATGATCAAGCCAACGGTGTATGGCCAGGCGATCATCTTTCTGGTTTTTGCGCCGCTCCTCACCTTCACCGGGGTTGAGGGCAAGACATTTTCGCCCATGGCCATCACGGTGATGCTGGCACTTGCCTCGGCATTCATCCTCTCGCTCACGTTCGTCCCCGCGATGATCGCTCTCTTGCTGAACAAGAAAATCGACGAGCAGGAAGCAAAGCCCATCCGAATGACAAAGGAGCGCTATGGTCCGCTGCTGCGCAGAGCGCTTGCCCGTCCATGGCCTGTCATCGGTACCGGAGTCGGCGTGTTCGCGCTCGCGGCGCTTGTCTTCAGCTTCATCGGCAGCGAATTTACACCGCAGCTCGACGAGCGTGATCTGGCTGTCCAGTCATTGCGTATTCCTTCCACCCCACTGGAGCAGTCGCTTACAATGCAGCGCCAGGTTGAAGCGCGATTGAAGCAATTCCCGCAGGTTGAGCTGGTATTTTCGCGCACCGGCACGGCAGAGGTCGCGACCGACCCTATGCCGCCGAACATCTCGGATGCCTATGTTATCCTCAAACCGCGCGAAGAATGGCCTGACCCCTCGCTGTCTAAGGATCAACTTGTAAGCGAGATGGAAGAGGCGCTCGGCAATCTCGTTGGCAATCTCTATGAATTCAGCCAGCCCATCGAGCTGCGCTTCAACGAGCTCATCGCAGGCGTTCGCGGCGATGTCGCGGTCAAACTCTACGGCGATGATCTCACGGCCATGACGGCAGCAGCCAATGAAGTTGCCACAGTTCTCCGCGGCGTTGATGGTGCGGCCGACGTGAAAGTTCAGCAAGTGTCGGGCTTTCCAACGCTCGATATTGCCTTCGATAGACCCACAATCGCGCGTTACGGCCTGACGGTCGAAGACGTGACACAGTCGGTTGCCATTGCCCTTGGCGGTCGCAAAGCGGGTCTAGTGTTCGAAGGTGACCGGCGGTTCGATGTCGTGGTCAGGCTGTCCGATGCGAACCGCAACGACTTTGACCAGCTTGGAACATTACCCATTGTCCTGCCCAATGGCGGAAGCGTCCCGCTTCGTGCTGTGGCAGAATTTCAGGTGATAGATGGGTTGGCCGAAGTCCGGCGCGAGCAGGGTCGCCGGCTGGTGATTGTGTCCGCCAACGTCCGTGAACGTGATCTTGGGTCATTCGTCGAGCAGGCACAGTCCGAGGTTGCCGCGAATGTTGATTTGCCGTCCGCATCATTCATCGAATGGGGTGGCCAATATCAGAACCTGCAACAAGCTCAGCAGCGTCTGCTCATCGTGGTCCCGCTTGCCTTCGCGGTTATCCTACTGTTGCTTTATATGGCGGTCGGCGGTTGGGTCCCTGCGCTGGCGGTGTTCAGCGCAATCCCCATGGCACTGGCTGGCGGGGTCTTTTTCCTGGCTCTGCGCGGCATGCCTTTTTCCATCTCGGCAGCGGTGGGGTTCATTGCTCTCTCCGGGGTTGCGACGCTGAACGGCCTCGTCATGATCACAGCGATCAAGCAGCGTCTCGAGCAAGGCTTGGAACTGGGCGACGCGATCATCGAGGGCGCGATCGCGCGGCTGCGGCCGGTGTTGATGACAGCGCTAGTTGCATCGCTCGGCTTTGTTCCGATGGCGCTTGCGACGGGAACCGGGGCCGAAGTGCAACGTCCATTGGCTACGGTTGTCATTGGTGGGTTGATCACCGCCACGGCGCTCACCCTGTTCGTATTGCCAGCCATTGTAAGCCTGATCTTCGCGAGAAAACCGCGCGCGACCCAGGTTGAGACATCAGCAGCAGCGAGGAGCGACAGCTAG
- a CDS encoding TolC family protein — protein sequence MRCFALAAALIAVSTGSPVLAQETVTLEQALARAGVGVEGEDDPSSNPRVYGPQAEAEAARAAIDQARLRPNPELSLEAENIAGSGAFSGLRSTEYTLAIGQQLELGGKRSARIASARASSDFAGLQSKFALSQLALGVRERYVEAVAAGQRLVLARQIVERNRELTRIAYVLVEVGREPPLRAMRAQATLAEAEAELQAAQADDLAARQALAALWVSGQPNPAVSNVFPDLSPPLAPPVSENPLQLRIAGARTSFAEAEIARERSLGVPDPTLSAGVRRFEESNDQAFIVGISIPLPFRNRNQGNIAAAEAQYRAASASEAIAEADYRVEFERTRTLYLAAETRVETLSSASLPQAEEALRLVEIGYRNGRFPLIEVLAAAEARDAIRENLIQAEETRALLAARLIWLNTQ from the coding sequence ATGCGGTGCTTTGCACTGGCCGCGGCCTTGATTGCCGTGTCCACGGGTTCGCCAGTATTGGCACAGGAAACAGTTACACTCGAGCAAGCGCTCGCTCGAGCGGGCGTCGGCGTTGAAGGGGAAGATGACCCTTCCAGCAATCCACGGGTTTACGGCCCTCAGGCGGAGGCCGAAGCCGCGCGTGCGGCTATCGACCAAGCACGCCTCCGACCCAATCCCGAGTTATCGCTCGAGGCCGAGAACATCGCGGGCTCCGGCGCTTTCTCCGGGCTGCGATCGACCGAATATACCCTGGCGATCGGCCAGCAGCTCGAACTCGGCGGCAAGCGAAGCGCACGCATCGCGAGCGCACGCGCATCATCCGATTTCGCCGGCTTGCAGAGCAAATTTGCCTTGTCGCAACTCGCTTTGGGGGTGCGCGAGCGTTATGTGGAGGCTGTAGCCGCAGGCCAACGCCTCGTTCTCGCGCGGCAAATCGTCGAGCGAAACCGTGAACTGACGCGGATCGCCTACGTGCTTGTAGAGGTCGGGCGGGAGCCGCCGCTTCGAGCTATGCGTGCACAAGCTACGCTTGCCGAGGCGGAGGCCGAATTGCAGGCTGCACAAGCAGACGATTTAGCAGCACGTCAGGCGCTCGCGGCTCTCTGGGTATCCGGACAGCCCAATCCCGCAGTATCGAACGTCTTTCCTGACTTATCGCCGCCCCTTGCACCGCCGGTTTCCGAAAATCCGTTGCAACTGCGCATTGCGGGCGCTCGAACCAGCTTTGCTGAAGCCGAAATTGCGCGTGAGCGCTCGCTTGGCGTTCCCGACCCAACGCTGTCGGCAGGCGTGCGCCGTTTTGAGGAAAGCAACGATCAAGCGTTCATCGTCGGGATTTCCATTCCGCTTCCCTTTCGCAACCGCAACCAGGGCAACATCGCAGCCGCCGAGGCGCAATACCGCGCGGCAAGCGCGAGCGAGGCGATAGCCGAGGCGGACTACCGCGTGGAGTTCGAGCGGACGCGAACGCTTTATCTGGCCGCCGAAACGCGTGTGGAGACCCTCTCCAGCGCATCCCTGCCGCAGGCTGAGGAAGCGCTCAGGCTCGTCGAAATCGGCTACCGCAATGGCAGATTTCCGCTGATCGAAGTTCTGGCAGCTGCCGAAGCGCGCGACGCCATTCGTGAAAATCTGATTCAGGCAGAAGAGACCCGCGCCCTGCTCGCGGCGCGGCTCATCTGGCTCAACACACAGTGA